The following coding sequences lie in one Pontibacter sp. G13 genomic window:
- a CDS encoding ABC transporter ATP-binding protein, producing the protein MIHLSQVSRRYYTGEIETTALHHVNLSIEAGEFLSIMGPSGCGKSTLLNLLGLIDVADEGQFTFMEEDITGFSERKRAQLRKEYLGFVFQSFNLIDELSVFENVELPLVYAKVPTAERKERVEEALGRMNMLHRRNHLPQQLSGGQQQRVAVARAVINRPKLILADEPTGNLDSQHGREVMQMLSDLHQNGTTIVMVTHDPECAAHGNRIIRLLDGKILAENAAPSVMRI; encoded by the coding sequence ATGATTCATTTATCCCAGGTTTCTCGTAGGTATTACACCGGTGAAATCGAAACCACCGCATTACACCATGTCAATCTGTCCATCGAGGCAGGAGAGTTTCTGTCCATCATGGGGCCTTCGGGCTGTGGCAAATCTACCCTGCTGAATTTGCTGGGCTTGATTGATGTGGCCGATGAGGGGCAATTCACTTTCATGGAAGAAGACATCACCGGATTTTCCGAGCGCAAACGGGCTCAACTGCGCAAGGAATATCTGGGATTCGTATTCCAGAGCTTCAATCTCATCGATGAGCTTTCCGTGTTCGAAAATGTAGAACTCCCCTTGGTATATGCCAAAGTCCCTACCGCAGAACGCAAGGAACGTGTTGAAGAGGCACTTGGAAGAATGAACATGCTCCATCGGCGCAATCACCTTCCTCAGCAACTATCTGGCGGTCAGCAACAGCGCGTTGCAGTCGCTCGGGCCGTGATCAATCGCCCCAAGCTGATTCTCGCTGACGAACCCACCGGAAACCTTGATAGTCAACATGGTCGGGAAGTCATGCAAATGTTGAGTGATTTGCATCAAAATGGTACGACCATCGTAATGGTCACTCACGATCCCGAATGCGCCGCCCACGGAAATCGAATCATTCGGCTCTTGGATGGCAAAATCTTGGCAGAAAATGCAGCTCCTTCTGTCATGAGGATCTAG
- a CDS encoding TonB-dependent receptor: MSKYTFLFMMFLTSVIQGVAQVGTLRGTVTDEENLSLPGAVVRVADMSLGAIADQRGNFTVLNMPVGTIQVEVTYMGYESFTTEVTIIEGQTTVLKAQLKAGVMIGDEVLILGDRLKGQAKALNQQKNQINVTNIVSSDQVGRFPDANIGDAMKRIPGITVSYDQGEARFGVIRGTEPRFNSVTVNGERIPSAEAENRTVQLDLIPSDMIQTIEVNKAVTPDMDADAIGGSVNLVTRAAPNGLRISGTAASGYNFLRDMPTYTGALVVGDRFLDGKLGVIVSGSYFDNNLGSHNAEGEWDEQDGEYFIAEWDVRNYELQRVRRSLSAAFDFSPNANHTITLNGIYNHRDDWENRYRLRYGLEDPDENGMQELEVRRQTKGGLNEDRYKNARLEDQRAMVFSLSGDHLFAGKLELDWSATYSRASEHRPFERYIEWEIEEQMGSVDISNPEAPMINLEVPLTDSDFEFKEITEEEQMTFDQDLNGRIDLRLPLIEEGDYANFLKFGGRLRTKTKNRENNFFEYEAVNGDEFASMDLTTLIDKTIEDYAAGDYRSGNFTDPEFLGSLDLKNSNLFEESDLLEEYKGGNFDASEVITGGYVMLEQSFGPQVDMVAGIRIENTVNTYQGFEIIDNDGDITFAETGDTSSYLNVLPGLHFRYQPATNTVLRLAWTNTIARPNYFDLVPYREIILEDNELNEGNADLKPTTSMNFDLMAEQYFKSVGLVSGGLFFKSIQDFIYVSSQEDYLDPISGNTYDDYNRPENGNSATLFGAEIAFQRQLDFLPGFWKGFGVYANYTYTTSSAELPEAEEKITLPGTANHVVNGSLSYENKKLVLRASLNYSSAYLDPYDLDLTEGLERYYDEVLYIDVNGSYAFTDQLRLFVEANNLTNQPLRYYAGSQERTYQAEFYRARLTAGLKFDF, encoded by the coding sequence ATGAGCAAGTATACTTTCCTTTTCATGATGTTTCTGACATCCGTCATCCAAGGTGTTGCCCAAGTGGGTACGCTCCGCGGAACGGTTACGGATGAAGAAAACTTGTCGCTCCCAGGAGCAGTTGTACGCGTAGCTGATATGTCCCTTGGGGCAATCGCTGACCAGCGCGGAAACTTCACCGTGTTGAACATGCCTGTTGGCACGATCCAGGTGGAAGTTACTTACATGGGGTATGAATCCTTCACTACAGAAGTAACCATCATCGAAGGGCAGACCACTGTCCTCAAGGCGCAATTGAAGGCTGGAGTCATGATCGGTGACGAAGTCCTCATCTTGGGCGACCGCCTGAAAGGTCAAGCCAAAGCCTTGAACCAGCAAAAGAACCAAATCAACGTTACCAATATCGTCTCTTCTGACCAGGTTGGTCGTTTTCCTGATGCCAACATTGGTGATGCGATGAAGCGTATCCCCGGTATCACCGTTTCCTACGATCAAGGGGAAGCTCGTTTTGGGGTGATCCGCGGTACTGAGCCTCGTTTCAACTCTGTGACTGTCAACGGTGAGCGTATCCCTTCTGCGGAAGCTGAAAACCGTACCGTTCAGTTGGACCTCATTCCTTCTGACATGATCCAGACCATCGAGGTGAACAAGGCTGTAACTCCTGACATGGACGCTGATGCAATCGGTGGTTCCGTAAACTTGGTTACTCGTGCCGCTCCAAACGGTCTCCGTATCTCCGGAACTGCTGCTTCTGGATACAACTTCTTGCGTGACATGCCTACCTACACTGGTGCATTGGTCGTAGGTGACCGCTTCTTGGATGGAAAATTGGGCGTGATCGTTTCTGGCTCTTACTTCGACAACAACTTGGGATCACACAATGCCGAAGGTGAGTGGGACGAGCAGGATGGTGAGTACTTCATCGCCGAATGGGATGTGCGTAACTACGAGCTTCAGCGTGTTCGTCGTTCTTTGTCCGCTGCGTTTGACTTCTCTCCCAACGCTAACCACACCATCACTTTGAATGGTATCTATAACCACCGTGATGACTGGGAAAACCGTTACCGCCTTCGTTACGGATTGGAAGATCCAGATGAAAACGGCATGCAGGAATTGGAAGTCCGTCGCCAGACCAAAGGTGGATTGAACGAAGATCGCTACAAGAATGCTCGCCTGGAAGACCAGCGCGCGATGGTATTCTCCTTGTCCGGTGATCACTTGTTCGCTGGTAAATTGGAGCTCGACTGGTCCGCGACTTATTCTCGTGCATCTGAGCACCGTCCATTCGAGCGTTACATCGAGTGGGAAATCGAAGAGCAAATGGGCTCCGTTGACATCAGCAACCCAGAAGCTCCGATGATCAACTTGGAAGTGCCTTTGACGGATTCTGACTTCGAATTCAAAGAGATCACTGAAGAAGAGCAAATGACTTTCGACCAAGATTTGAATGGTCGTATCGACTTGCGTTTGCCTTTGATCGAAGAAGGTGACTACGCCAACTTCCTGAAATTCGGTGGCCGTCTTCGTACCAAAACCAAAAATCGCGAGAACAACTTCTTCGAGTACGAAGCTGTCAACGGCGATGAGTTTGCGAGCATGGACCTGACTACCTTGATCGACAAAACAATCGAAGATTACGCGGCTGGTGACTACCGTTCTGGAAACTTCACTGACCCAGAATTCCTCGGTTCCTTGGATCTGAAGAACAGCAACTTGTTCGAAGAGTCTGACCTCCTCGAAGAATACAAAGGTGGTAACTTCGACGCTTCTGAGGTAATCACAGGTGGTTACGTCATGTTGGAGCAGTCCTTCGGTCCTCAGGTGGACATGGTTGCGGGTATCCGTATCGAAAACACTGTGAACACCTACCAAGGATTCGAAATCATCGACAACGACGGAGACATCACATTTGCTGAAACGGGTGATACTTCCAGCTACCTGAACGTTCTGCCTGGCTTGCACTTTCGCTACCAGCCTGCTACCAACACCGTTCTTCGCTTGGCTTGGACCAACACCATCGCTCGTCCAAACTACTTCGACTTGGTTCCTTACCGTGAAATCATCCTCGAAGACAACGAGTTGAACGAAGGAAATGCTGACCTGAAGCCTACCACTTCCATGAACTTCGACTTGATGGCTGAGCAGTACTTCAAGTCTGTAGGTTTGGTATCCGGTGGATTGTTCTTCAAGAGCATCCAGGACTTCATCTACGTGAGCAGCCAAGAAGATTACCTCGATCCAATCAGCGGTAACACGTACGACGATTACAACCGTCCAGAGAATGGCAACAGTGCTACCCTGTTCGGTGCTGAGATTGCTTTCCAGCGTCAGTTGGACTTCCTCCCAGGATTCTGGAAAGGATTCGGTGTGTATGCTAACTATACCTACACCACTTCCTCTGCCGAACTCCCAGAAGCTGAAGAAAAGATCACACTGCCAGGTACCGCCAACCATGTTGTAAACGGTTCCTTGAGCTACGAGAATAAGAAATTGGTATTGCGTGCTTCCTTGAACTACTCTTCTGCCTACCTCGATCCATACGATTTGGATTTGACTGAAGGTTTGGAGCGTTACTACGACGAAGTATTGTACATCGACGTAAACGGTTCCTACGCGTTCACTGACCAATTGCGCTTGTTCGTTGAGGCCAACAACCTCACCAACCAGCCATTGCGTTACTACGCCGGTTCTCAAGAGCGTACATACCAGGCCGAGTTCTACCGTGCACGTCTGACTGCCGGTCTGAAATTCGATTTCTGA
- a CDS encoding Uma2 family endonuclease — MGDPIVRVQQPFSYADYLKWEGDERWELIDGEARALAAPTPDHQRVLRRLSFLFEQHLQDRRCEAFFAPIDVVFGSKLEPDNKKRNVVQPDLIVVCDPKKITRRGCEGTPDLVVEILSPATMKRDMNEKFRLYERQGVKEYWVVSIGDRSIITFIQGAQETLDQAGIYSPADQIPVHVLDGFELDLATVFPTVKE, encoded by the coding sequence ATGGGAGATCCAATCGTACGTGTTCAACAACCCTTTTCCTACGCCGACTACCTCAAATGGGAGGGAGACGAGCGATGGGAATTGATCGATGGAGAAGCGCGCGCATTGGCTGCACCTACTCCTGATCATCAGCGTGTCCTTCGACGGTTGTCGTTCTTGTTTGAGCAACACTTGCAAGACAGACGATGTGAGGCCTTTTTTGCGCCGATCGATGTGGTGTTTGGGTCCAAACTGGAGCCGGACAACAAAAAGCGAAATGTCGTTCAGCCCGACTTGATTGTAGTCTGCGATCCCAAGAAGATCACCCGACGAGGATGTGAAGGGACCCCGGACCTTGTGGTGGAGATACTCAGTCCAGCCACCATGAAGCGGGACATGAACGAAAAGTTTCGCCTGTACGAGCGCCAAGGAGTCAAAGAGTATTGGGTCGTGTCTATCGGAGACCGCTCCATCATCACCTTCATTCAGGGGGCTCAGGAGACGCTGGATCAGGCAGGGATCTACAGCCCTGCAGACCAGATTCCGGTGCATGTGCTGGACGGGTTTGAACTGGATCTCGCGACGGTCTTTCCCACTGTCAAAGAATAG
- a CDS encoding arylsulfatase, whose protein sequence is MHRTFQILLFCLLTTVLGCQFPPQPERKPNVLVILTDDQGWGDLGIHGNQHIHTPHLDALARSGTRFDRFYVSPVCAPTRAAFLTGRYPQKTGVYGVQNGEEFMNLEETTIADVFQQAGYRTGAFGKWHNGSQYPYHPNGRGFNEFYGYCSGHWANYFDTWLEHNGQPVKSQGFMTDDLTDHAMQFMEQHREEPFFCYVPFNTPHSPYQVPDSFYQAVRNRKIEQFYRDSTREELPKTIAALAMCENIDWNVGRLLNKLAELDLEEETIVVFFSDNGPNSWRWNGGMRDRKAGVHEGGVRVPCIIRWPGKIAANHVTRQLGAHFDLLPTLAALAGISAQTRFPVDGQSLSAVLLDRDAQVVDRTIYSQWREKLALRTAQYTATSQGLFDLTQDPGETHNLKDSLPELHASLVRQLEDFRQMAASHIPSERFLPVGHADRAITHLPVQDALFEGAGLTYSCRWPNSAWMTNWDQVDDYPYWKVDILNEGIYDVEIEYTCSEANVGAEIVLELGEFTCRGKIDTAFDPELIPSPDRVPREESYEKPFKTLKLGEIHLPRGAGKLSLRALAKPGDQVMDLRSITLIRQQSPTP, encoded by the coding sequence ATGCATCGCACCTTCCAAATTCTGCTATTTTGCCTGTTGACCACGGTCCTGGGCTGCCAATTTCCTCCCCAACCTGAGCGTAAACCCAATGTACTGGTAATCCTCACCGACGACCAAGGCTGGGGCGACCTAGGCATTCATGGCAACCAGCATATCCACACACCACATTTGGATGCATTGGCGAGATCCGGTACGCGCTTCGATCGGTTCTATGTTTCCCCCGTATGTGCCCCCACACGAGCGGCTTTTCTGACAGGCAGATATCCCCAAAAGACAGGCGTGTATGGCGTCCAGAATGGGGAGGAATTCATGAATTTGGAGGAAACCACCATCGCGGATGTCTTTCAACAGGCAGGATACCGGACTGGCGCCTTCGGGAAATGGCACAATGGTTCGCAGTATCCCTACCATCCCAATGGGCGAGGCTTCAACGAGTTTTATGGGTACTGTTCGGGGCATTGGGCCAACTATTTCGACACGTGGCTAGAGCACAATGGCCAGCCTGTCAAGAGTCAGGGATTCATGACGGACGACCTGACGGATCATGCCATGCAATTCATGGAGCAACATCGAGAAGAGCCGTTCTTCTGCTATGTACCATTCAATACCCCACATTCTCCCTATCAAGTTCCGGACTCATTTTATCAGGCGGTACGCAATCGCAAGATCGAGCAGTTCTACCGGGATTCCACCCGAGAAGAGCTCCCCAAAACGATCGCAGCACTGGCCATGTGCGAGAATATCGATTGGAATGTTGGGCGATTGCTGAACAAATTGGCGGAGCTGGATCTGGAAGAAGAAACCATCGTCGTCTTCTTCTCGGACAACGGTCCCAACAGCTGGCGGTGGAATGGCGGGATGAGAGACCGAAAAGCGGGGGTACATGAGGGGGGAGTCCGAGTCCCCTGTATCATCAGATGGCCCGGCAAGATTGCCGCCAATCATGTGACGCGTCAGTTGGGCGCACATTTTGATCTGCTACCTACCTTGGCAGCCTTGGCGGGAATTTCTGCTCAAACCCGCTTTCCGGTCGATGGCCAATCCCTTTCAGCTGTGTTGTTAGATCGAGATGCCCAAGTCGTAGATAGAACGATTTATTCGCAGTGGCGGGAAAAATTGGCACTCCGGACAGCCCAGTACACGGCCACTTCTCAGGGGCTATTTGATTTGACCCAAGATCCGGGAGAGACTCACAACCTCAAGGATTCGCTTCCCGAACTTCACGCTTCTTTGGTCAGACAGCTCGAAGATTTCCGGCAAATGGCCGCTTCACATATTCCTTCTGAACGTTTTTTGCCTGTCGGACATGCGGATAGGGCGATTACCCATTTGCCTGTGCAGGATGCGCTATTCGAAGGAGCGGGATTGACATACAGCTGTAGATGGCCCAATAGTGCATGGATGACGAATTGGGATCAAGTGGATGATTACCCGTACTGGAAGGTGGATATTTTGAATGAGGGTATTTATGACGTGGAGATTGAGTATACTTGTAGCGAAGCAAACGTAGGAGCTGAAATTGTGCTGGAGCTAGGGGAATTCACTTGTCGAGGCAAAATTGATACAGCATTTGATCCCGAGCTGATTCCAAGTCCTGACCGGGTACCTCGCGAAGAATCCTACGAAAAACCCTTCAAAACACTCAAATTAGGCGAAATTCATCTCCCTCGTGGTGCAGGGAAACTGAGCCTCAGGGCACTTGC
- a CDS encoding response regulator transcription factor — translation MISEKKTAIHSVKVLIVDDESDILDLLEYNFEQEGYNVLRAMNGEEALQVAAQERPDLIVLDIMMPKMDGVSACLALKSMPGLEDVCVVFLTARSEEYSEVAGFEAGADDYIFKPIKPRVLKSRIKAILRRHQQRAIVQDSNLIRIHDLEIVRDEYVVRKEKDTIPLPRKEFELFSFLASRPGKVYSREDLLVRIWENVHVTDRTVDVHVRKLREKIGARYILTVKGVGYKFLPQGSL, via the coding sequence ATGATCAGCGAAAAGAAAACTGCCATCCATTCCGTCAAGGTCCTCATTGTAGATGACGAATCCGATATATTGGATTTGTTGGAGTACAACTTCGAGCAAGAAGGTTACAACGTCCTTCGCGCCATGAATGGAGAAGAGGCCCTACAAGTTGCCGCCCAAGAACGTCCAGATCTGATTGTCCTCGACATCATGATGCCCAAGATGGACGGCGTTTCCGCCTGCCTAGCCCTGAAATCCATGCCCGGATTGGAAGACGTATGTGTGGTATTCCTCACCGCCAGATCCGAAGAGTACTCGGAAGTAGCCGGATTTGAGGCTGGAGCGGATGACTACATCTTCAAGCCGATCAAGCCACGCGTCCTCAAGTCTCGTATCAAAGCCATTTTGCGTCGCCACCAGCAGCGTGCCATCGTTCAGGACAGCAACCTGATCCGCATCCACGATCTGGAGATTGTACGCGACGAATACGTGGTTAGAAAAGAGAAGGACACCATTCCCCTACCTCGTAAGGAGTTTGAACTGTTCTCCTTCTTGGCCTCTCGTCCAGGCAAGGTCTACAGCCGCGAAGATTTGCTGGTCCGCATCTGGGAAAATGTCCACGTAACTGATCGTACAGTAGATGTGCACGTCCGGAAATTGCGTGAAAAGATTGGGGCGAGATACATTCTCACAGTCAAAGGCGTAGGGTATAAGTTCCTCCCACAAGGAAGTTTATAA
- a CDS encoding phytase — protein MTSHIWNWTLSIAAVSILASCEVDMTPEDSPVKITVSASVETEQVASLEDAADDPAIWVNPTTPGESLIIGTDKKRGLDVYKLDGSRLHSYEFGKVNNVDLRPHFPLNDSTEIILVAGSNRSHNSVGVWSLDSQTGALTDISARPLVSETDEVYGFCLHQHPVDSQFYAFVVSKTGKIEQWHLFANEAGKVDGKIVRQFSLATQGEGMVADDQTGTLYVAEEDAALWKFDSAPTGDTTASQIITVAHEMLQDDLEGVTLFKGKDGQGYLIVSSQGNHSYAIFDRQAPHAYIGSFRIDGGEIDGTQDTDGIDVTSAPLGEAFPNGVFIAQDGNNTDADGVKAQNFKLVPWEAIAASIEGVEASL, from the coding sequence ATGACCTCACATATCTGGAATTGGACCCTTTCGATCGCGGCTGTAAGCATATTGGCCAGCTGCGAAGTAGACATGACGCCCGAAGATTCGCCGGTCAAAATCACCGTTTCTGCCAGCGTGGAGACCGAGCAAGTTGCCAGCTTGGAAGATGCCGCCGATGATCCCGCGATCTGGGTGAATCCCACCACTCCCGGTGAAAGTCTTATCATCGGTACCGACAAGAAGCGCGGACTGGATGTCTACAAGCTCGATGGAAGTCGCCTCCATTCCTACGAATTTGGCAAAGTCAACAATGTGGACCTTCGACCGCATTTCCCCCTCAACGATTCTACCGAAATCATCTTGGTGGCGGGCTCCAATCGTAGCCACAACTCGGTTGGCGTCTGGTCGCTAGATTCCCAGACCGGAGCATTGACCGATATCAGCGCCCGTCCCTTGGTCTCTGAAACGGATGAAGTGTATGGCTTCTGCTTGCACCAGCATCCTGTAGACAGCCAATTCTACGCGTTTGTCGTGTCCAAAACAGGCAAGATCGAGCAATGGCACCTATTCGCCAATGAAGCCGGAAAAGTCGATGGCAAGATCGTGCGCCAATTCTCCCTCGCTACCCAAGGCGAAGGAATGGTCGCAGATGATCAGACCGGAACCCTCTACGTTGCGGAAGAGGATGCTGCTTTGTGGAAATTCGATTCTGCTCCAACGGGCGATACCACTGCTTCCCAGATCATCACGGTGGCACATGAGATGTTGCAGGATGATTTGGAAGGCGTGACCCTCTTCAAGGGGAAGGATGGCCAAGGGTACCTGATCGTGTCTAGCCAAGGCAATCATAGCTATGCGATTTTCGATCGTCAGGCCCCGCACGCTTACATCGGCAGCTTCCGCATCGATGGTGGCGAGATCGACGGGACTCAGGACACCGACGGCATCGACGTGACCAGCGCACCATTGGGCGAGGCATTCCCGAATGGGGTGTTTATCGCGCAAGACGGCAACAATACCGATGCTGATGGTGTGAAGGCCCAGAACTTCAAATTGGTTCCTTGGGAGGCGATTGCCGCTTCCATCGAAGGCGTAGAGGCATCTCTGTAG
- a CDS encoding response regulator: MRSKMLVVIDDESDLLDLLEYNLLRQGFEVVTFERATHAYEFIKEQRPDLIVCDWMMPEMDGVEFCQKLRSDLTLSSIPLVMITCHNGDKAKNKALNAGASAFLPKPFQISSLVGKVSQLLAAG; this comes from the coding sequence ATGCGTTCAAAGATGTTGGTCGTGATCGACGACGAATCGGATTTGTTGGATCTTCTCGAGTATAATCTCTTGCGCCAAGGGTTTGAAGTGGTCACGTTTGAGCGAGCCACTCACGCCTACGAATTCATCAAGGAGCAACGTCCAGACTTGATTGTCTGTGATTGGATGATGCCCGAAATGGACGGAGTTGAGTTCTGCCAAAAATTGAGGTCCGACTTGACACTGTCCAGTATCCCCTTGGTGATGATCACCTGCCACAATGGAGACAAGGCCAAAAACAAGGCCCTCAATGCAGGTGCATCCGCTTTTCTGCCCAAACCTTTCCAGATCTCCTCACTGGTAGGAAAAGTTTCCCAATTGCTAGCCGCAGGCTAA